The Candidatus Nanosynbacter lyticus genome window below encodes:
- a CDS encoding ABC transporter permease has product MRRVDIIKRAGRNLRQSKGRTILTSLAISVGAFTIGLALMAGEGGRLYTNSIVDAAGDKKVIMVNKKIEADKKDKLPEYGNSAEEADKNKASAARSKYLLNDKDLEKIRRTPHVKTVTPAYSTDGVAYAKSSASDKKFALTVGVKMDRTRAELAAGTLEDFMPKPGEIIIPNDYVKQLGFKDAQSAIGQTITLGVRSAAQGGNVAKEVSFKIAAVDKKSDTILFYEPMLRISTADAKAIYEFSHDKSQPHQYSTAIAMVDDEKNVDTVKDEINKDYSAYSIQDIRKTLLTMVNVAQAALASFGGLALLASVFGIINTMYISVLERTSQIGLMKALGMRGRDIGKLFRYEAAWVGLLGGLIGVGLASLVTLLNPVITSVLRLGAGTNLLVIDPLQIGLLVFGLVVMAVISGWLPSRKATKLDPIEALRTE; this is encoded by the coding sequence ATGAGAAGAGTTGACATTATCAAGCGGGCGGGACGGAATCTTCGCCAGTCAAAAGGTCGGACGATTTTGACGTCGTTGGCGATTTCTGTCGGGGCGTTTACGATTGGCTTGGCACTGATGGCTGGTGAGGGTGGTCGACTGTACACCAATAGTATCGTTGACGCGGCTGGCGATAAAAAAGTAATTATGGTCAATAAAAAGATTGAAGCAGATAAGAAAGATAAATTACCAGAATATGGCAATTCGGCAGAAGAAGCTGACAAAAATAAAGCATCGGCGGCGCGCAGCAAATATTTGCTCAACGACAAGGATTTGGAAAAGATCCGACGAACACCGCACGTAAAAACGGTAACGCCGGCGTATTCGACTGATGGCGTGGCGTATGCTAAAAGTTCAGCGAGTGATAAAAAATTTGCACTGACGGTGGGTGTTAAAATGGATAGGACTCGGGCGGAATTGGCAGCAGGAACCCTGGAGGATTTTATGCCAAAACCGGGCGAGATTATCATCCCGAATGATTATGTGAAGCAGTTAGGCTTTAAGGATGCGCAGTCGGCAATTGGCCAGACGATAACCTTGGGTGTGCGTAGCGCAGCGCAGGGCGGCAATGTCGCCAAAGAGGTATCATTCAAGATCGCGGCGGTGGACAAAAAATCAGACACCATTTTGTTTTATGAACCAATGCTGAGGATTTCGACGGCTGATGCCAAGGCTATTTATGAATTCAGCCACGACAAGAGTCAACCGCATCAGTATTCAACGGCGATTGCTATGGTGGATGATGAGAAAAATGTTGATACCGTGAAAGACGAAATCAATAAAGATTACAGTGCGTATTCGATTCAGGATATTCGAAAAACGTTGCTGACAATGGTCAATGTGGCTCAAGCGGCACTGGCGTCATTTGGTGGATTAGCATTGCTGGCCAGTGTGTTCGGGATTATTAACACTATGTATATTTCGGTGCTGGAGCGTACCAGCCAAATTGGTTTAATGAAGGCGCTGGGGATGCGTGGTCGTGATATTGGTAAGTTGTTCCGTTATGAGGCAGCGTGGGTTGGCTTGTTAGGCGGACTGATTGGCGTTGGGCTGGCAAGCTTGGTGACGCTATTAAACCCAGTAATTACCAGTGTCTTAAGATTAGGTGCCGGGACTAATTTGCTAGTAATTGATCCGCTGCAAATCGGGCTACTGGTCTTTGGACTAGTGGTGATGGCGGTAATTTCTGGCTGGCTGCCAAGCCGCAAAGCAACAAAATTAGACCCAATTGAGGCATTAAGGACGGAATAG
- a CDS encoding ABC transporter ATP-binding protein — MIELKDVTKIYGKKKNQFTALKNVSLTIPTGASVAILGKSGSGKSTLMHAISGLDRPQHGQVIIDGQDILQLKPKRVDEFRAKKIGFIFQSFFVQGNESVVDNVSLPLEIARLPRKKRAHKINAALKAVDLYDKRKNRAKDLSGGQKQRLAIARAIVGDPQIIFADEPTGNLDSETGAKVEGLLFDYNKQKGVTLIVVTHDVDLAKKCDYQIIIKDGRVEKSTVPEEKKHGR, encoded by the coding sequence ATGATTGAACTAAAAGATGTAACGAAGATTTACGGCAAAAAGAAAAACCAATTTACCGCGCTGAAAAATGTCAGCTTGACTATTCCGACAGGAGCCAGCGTGGCAATCCTCGGCAAATCTGGTTCTGGAAAATCGACGCTGATGCACGCGATTTCCGGGCTGGACAGGCCGCAGCACGGCCAGGTGATCATCGACGGGCAAGACATCTTGCAGCTGAAGCCGAAGCGCGTCGATGAGTTTCGCGCCAAGAAAATCGGCTTCATCTTCCAGAGTTTTTTTGTCCAAGGCAATGAGAGCGTGGTTGATAACGTTAGCTTGCCGCTGGAAATTGCCCGGTTGCCGCGCAAAAAGCGAGCGCACAAAATTAACGCGGCGCTTAAGGCGGTGGATTTGTACGATAAGCGCAAAAACCGTGCCAAAGATTTGTCGGGCGGGCAAAAGCAGCGCTTGGCGATTGCTAGGGCGATTGTCGGCGATCCGCAAATCATCTTTGCCGACGAGCCGACCGGCAACCTGGACAGCGAAACTGGTGCTAAGGTGGAAGGATTGCTATTTGATTATAATAAGCAAAAGGGTGTCACGCTGATTGTAGTGACACACGACGTCGACCTGGCGAAGAAATGCGATTATCAGATCATAATTAAAGACGGGCGGGTTGAGAAATCGACCGTGCCAGAGGAGAAAAAGCATGGACGTTAG
- a CDS encoding PadR family transcriptional regulator translates to MDVSAYAESLAIQLRKGFLVYCVLLVCAKQPQYTGDIVKQLSESELMVVEGTIYPLLSRLQKYGYLQHEWQESEQGPPRKYYSLTDTGAQLVNELKDRIKMLNTSLKDLEKGAK, encoded by the coding sequence ATGGACGTTAGTGCTTACGCCGAAAGCTTAGCGATTCAGCTGCGTAAAGGTTTTTTGGTGTACTGCGTACTGTTAGTGTGTGCTAAACAACCACAGTACACTGGTGATATCGTCAAGCAACTGAGCGAGTCGGAGCTGATGGTGGTTGAGGGGACAATTTACCCGCTGCTCAGCCGCTTGCAAAAATACGGCTATTTGCAGCACGAATGGCAAGAAAGCGAACAGGGACCGCCGCGCAAATACTATTCACTCACCGACACCGGTGCACAGCTAGTAAATGAATTGAAGGATCGTATAAAAATGTTGAACACTTCGCTAAAAGATCTTGAGAAAGGAGCAAAGTGA